A stretch of Hoplias malabaricus isolate fHopMal1 chromosome 10, fHopMal1.hap1, whole genome shotgun sequence DNA encodes these proteins:
- the kctd5b gene encoding BTB/POZ domain-containing protein KCTD5 isoform X2: protein MAGGECSVSGRCALRSAAEGSSRWVRLNVGGTLFLTTKQTLSREPKSFLYRLCQTDPELDSDKDETGAYLIDRDPVYFGSVLNYLRHGKLVLNKNLTEEGALEEAEFYNITSLIKLIKERIRERDAKTTHTPVKHVYRVLQCQEEELTQMVSTMSDGWKFEQLVSIGSSYNYGSEDQAEFLCVVSKELHNQSYGNNSQTSEKAKLLQERGSRI from the exons atggCCGGCGGTGAGTGCTCGGTGTCCGGCCGCTGTGCTCTCCGCTCCGCCGCGGAGGGCTCTTCCCGGTGGGTCCGCCTCAATGTGGGCGGAACGCTTTTCCTCACCACCAAACAGACCCTGAGCCGGGAGCCCAAGTCCTTCCTCTACCGCCTGTGTCAGACCGACCCCGAACTGGACTCCGACAAG GATGAAACAGGAGCGTATTTGATTGACAGAGATCCTGTGTATTTTGGGTCGGTGCTGAATTATCTGAGACATGGAAAACTGGTCCTCAACAAAAACCTGACAGAAGAag gagcTCTTGAAGAGGCAGAGTTCTACAACATCACATCATTAATTAAACTCATTAAAGAAAGGATTAGAGAACGAGATGCGAAGACTACACAC accCCAGTGAAGCATGTGTACAGAGTGCTGCAGTGTCAGGAAGAGGAACTCACTCAGATGGTTTCCACCATGTCGGACGGCTGGAAGTTTGAGCAG ctggtCAGCATTGGCTCCTCGTATAACTATGGTAGCGAGGACCAGGCAGAGTTTCTGTGTGTTGTCTCCAAGGAGCTTCACAACCAGTCGTATGGAAACAACAGCCAGACAAGTGAGAAAGCCAag CTTCTTCAGGAGCGAGGGTCGAGGATATGA
- the kctd5b gene encoding BTB/POZ domain-containing protein KCTD5 isoform X1 — MAGGECSVSGRCALRSAAEGSSRWVRLNVGGTLFLTTKQTLSREPKSFLYRLCQTDPELDSDKDETGAYLIDRDPVYFGSVLNYLRHGKLVLNKNLTEEGALEEAEFYNITSLIKLIKERIRERDAKTTHTPVKHVYRVLQCQEEELTQMVSTMSDGWKFEQLVSVGYGRAQKSEFLLIVSREVKGEESSQSHPAHSGELVSIGSSYNYGSEDQAEFLCVVSKELHNQSYGNNSQTSEKAKLLQERGSRI; from the exons atggCCGGCGGTGAGTGCTCGGTGTCCGGCCGCTGTGCTCTCCGCTCCGCCGCGGAGGGCTCTTCCCGGTGGGTCCGCCTCAATGTGGGCGGAACGCTTTTCCTCACCACCAAACAGACCCTGAGCCGGGAGCCCAAGTCCTTCCTCTACCGCCTGTGTCAGACCGACCCCGAACTGGACTCCGACAAG GATGAAACAGGAGCGTATTTGATTGACAGAGATCCTGTGTATTTTGGGTCGGTGCTGAATTATCTGAGACATGGAAAACTGGTCCTCAACAAAAACCTGACAGAAGAag gagcTCTTGAAGAGGCAGAGTTCTACAACATCACATCATTAATTAAACTCATTAAAGAAAGGATTAGAGAACGAGATGCGAAGACTACACAC accCCAGTGAAGCATGTGTACAGAGTGCTGCAGTGTCAGGAAGAGGAACTCACTCAGATGGTTTCCACCATGTCGGACGGCTGGAAGTTTGAGCAG CTTGTCAGTGTAGGTTATGGGCGAGCACAGAAGTCTGAGTTTCTCCTGATTGTGTCTCGAGAAGTGAAGGGGGAGGAGTCGAGTCAATCTCACCCCGCCCACAGCGGAGAG ctggtCAGCATTGGCTCCTCGTATAACTATGGTAGCGAGGACCAGGCAGAGTTTCTGTGTGTTGTCTCCAAGGAGCTTCACAACCAGTCGTATGGAAACAACAGCCAGACAAGTGAGAAAGCCAag CTTCTTCAGGAGCGAGGGTCGAGGATATGA